The following DNA comes from Methanosarcina vacuolata Z-761.
TCACAATCGTAGCCTCAACTCCCTTCCAGGTAAACGATGAAGAATCTGTAGTAGTTGACTCGGAAAATACGGAAGGAAGTTCAGAAGTTTCTGAAGATAGCCTGGAGACAACTGTAGAGACCGAAGAGAACGGAGAAAGTGAAGAGGAAACTCAGATCAATACATCTGATACTGTCGATTTTGAACAGATGACGGAACCTCAACTTACAAATATGGATATACTTACCCTGCGCCGCATTCCGGCTATCGAATATATCAACGTTAATGTTGAAAAAAGCGCAGAAATGAAGATAGGAGCCGAGAGTACCGATGTCTGGGTGACAGGCGTGGACCCAGCTGTCTGGCCTAAAATCTCAAAAAAGGATGTAGAGAAGGGCCGAATGCTGGAAACCGGAGATAGGAACGTTGTGGTTCTTTCAAATGAGCTAGCAAAGAAAACTTTCGAGAGGGAAATCAGGATTAACGAGATAGTTCTATTGAATGGCAAATCGTACAGAGTAGTTGGGATTCTGGCAACAGGTAGTGGGATTCTTGGAGGTCTTTCAGGACTTTTCGGGAGTAGTATATATATGCCTTACCAGGATGCATATTCCCTTTCCAGCAACGAAGACCTTTCTGAGACCGAAACGGATGACTACAGCACAGATGACTACAGCACAGATGTTTACAGCACAATAGAAGTTAAACTCAAAAAAGATGCAGATTATGAAGTAGCCATTAAAGATATCGAGCGCAGCCTAAGGCTCTCGAGAAGAGTTACTGAAGATACCCAGGACTTCTATGTGAATTCTCAAAAAGAAGCAATTGATAGCACAAGAAAGATGATTAACGGCCTTACCGCCTTCCTGGCGTTCATTGCAGGTATTTCTCTCCTTGTAGGCTCTACAGGAATTGCGAATACAATGTTTACGTCTGTCCTTGAGAAAACTAAAGAGATCGGGATCATGAAAGCCATAGGAGCAAAAAACCAAGATATAATGCTGATCTTTCTTTGCAATTCTGCAATGATTAGCCTTGTAGGCGGAATCATAGGTATTCTCCTCGGCACAGTTGCAGTGCAGGCGGTCCTTTTCTTCATCTCTATAAAAATGAATGCTCCCTTCGAATTCGCCCTCAGCTTTAAAGCTACCTTTATTTCGACCTTAGTTTCCATAGTTGTGGGTCTGATTGCAGGTCTCGTGCCTGCAAAGAATGCATCGGAACTGAAACCAGTGGATGCACTGAGATATGAATGAACAGTTTGGAATGAACAGTTTGGAATGAACAGTTTGGAATGAACAGTTTGGAATGAACAGTTTGGAATGAACAGTTTGGAATGAACAGTTTGGAATGAACAGTTTGGAATGAACAGTTTGGAATGAACAGTTTGGAATGAACAGTTTGGAATGAACAGTTTGGAATGAACAGTTTGGAATGAACAGTTTGGAATGAACAGTTTGGAATGAACAGTTTAAAAGAAGAATGTCTTACTAGAGATTATTTCACCTGAAATAATCGTCTTAGAAAGTAACAGAGAAATAGAAAAAGGAATAGAAAAAGAGGTGATTATAAGTCAAAAACTATATTTCTTGAATAAATATGAAGAATTATATGAAAAACTATATATATGGCCTAAAATATGAGAAGCAGTGGATATAGGAGATAAAATGGATAGTATTAAACTATTTAAAAAGGTCACTGATAGTATCAGTATAATCTTTCTTTATATACTACTGCTGGCTTTAATTATGGGAATGGTAAAGACCTTGCTGGATATCCGTCTCATTATTTTTGAGTCTCTCGAAAGCGGATTCAGTCACATGGTAACAAGTGTATTGACGGTTTTTATTGTGATTGACCTTTTCAAAGCTTTTGTTGATTACCAGGAGAACGACAGGATCAGGCTTACGGATATCACAGATGCCACAATATTTATAGTCCTGCGTGAAATTGCAGTCGGACTCTATTCACAGGAATTCGGATATGAATTTATTTTAAGTCTGGCGGCTTTATTGTTTGTACTCAGTATAATGAGGGTGCTTGCTATCAAATATTCCCCCGCAAAATCCCGGGCTCCTGGAGCTGATACAACTAATGTACAGAGTGAAGGGCAAACTGCAAAACAGAGTGTTAGTGCCATCTTAGATAAATGCAAAGCTGCCTCTGAGAGCAATTAATTTCTTTTTTAAAGCGTTTGAGCAGTCTCGCCTCTGCTGTGTTATATTCTGCCTCTAGAAGACAGAATAAAATATTTTTTCTTTTTGATCACGACTCTGGTCCAAAATCTAGTGATTTTTGTATTTTTCGATTGAAATCATGAACTTGCAGGAAGAATTCGTTCTTCAATCAAACTCAATATTTGATATCGAAAGACTTCCATCGAGAGGACGTATTTAATGGATTATAACCAATTATAAAATCTAGTGATTTTCAATTTCACGTTTATCACTGGATTTTGGTACTGAGTCTTGATCACACATGTAAGGATAAATTTAGAATAAATTTTGGCTACGAAGATTAAGTAAAATTAGTAAAGTTAGTAAAGCTGGAAAACTAGAAAGCTGGAAAACTAGAAAGCCAGAAGGTTAGAAAGGTAGTAAAGGCTAGTAAAGCTGGAAAGTTAGTAAAGCTGGAAAGTTAGAAAGGTAGTAAAGGCTAATCCTGAAATAAAAAGTTTTAAACTATTCTTGAGTATGAGATGTTTAAATGAAAGAGAGTGCTCAAAATCTCAATACCGAAAAAAAAGGGCTGAAGCCTGTTATCAGGAAAATATACGATTGTCTCCTTGGCTCCTATGGCCCTCAGGGTTGGTGGCCTTTAACCGAACTTCGTGAATCCGGTGGGACAAATCCCACAAAAACCGGCTCTATCCAGGGGTATCACCCCGCAGATTACACCTATCCACAAACCAGAAACCAGCAGTTTGAGATTATCTGTGGAGCTCTGCTTACGCAGAACACGAGCTGGATACAGGTTGAAAAGGCTCTTCTGAACCTTAAAGATATCCTTAGCCTTAAGCAGACACACTCCTTTTCTCCAGAAGTAATTCTTTCCCTTGACCCGGAAGTCCTGAAAGAAGCTATCAGGCCGGCAGGTTATTACAACCAGAAAGCAGTGCGCCTGAAAAATCTTGCCTTCTGGTTTTTGGAACTTGAAGATCGAATTCCTGCACGTAAAGAGCTTCTTTCTTTAAAAGGCGTGGGTCCTGAAACTGCAGATTCTATTCTGCTCTATGCCTTCAAACAGCCTTCTTTTGTTGTTGATGCTTATACTAAAAGAATAGTGACAAACCTGGGTCTTGTTGACGAAAAGGCGGGCTACAATGAAATCAAAGCCCTGTTTGAAGAAAATTTGCTTGAAGACCTGGCTGTTTACCAGGAATATCATGCACTGCTTGTGGAGCATGCAAAGAGATATTATCAGAAAAAAAGCATTTGGACTAATGATGAGATACTAAAGTGTATATTGTAACATTCAATATATTTTTAGTGAGACTTCAGAATATAATGCCCATCACTAGCTTTTTTAATAATTTGAGTATATCTTAGAGGAATCAGCAAGTAAGTGAGAAGCCATTTATAGTGTCGTGGCGCCTTATTTATGGTGCATAGTATTTTGACATTTTTTCGTCAGCAATCTTTCTGTCCATTTTTAACAAAGTCTCGGAGGTATTGCTCCTAATTATCTTTATCCACAGTATTCCAGAGTTTACAGTACTTATTTATTTGAGCCATTATATCATTTTTGAAGTTTGGACAAAAATAATATTAAATTAATTAATACCAATACAGATAAGAAATGTGTATAAAGGAAGAAATGTGTATAAAGGGGGTTTTAATTCGAATTCGGCCAATAAACCTTCAAGAAGTAATCAGCTAGAGGAAGGTTCAAGCGCAAGGCTATCAGTAGATAAAAAACCTGGGAAAGCCCTTCGTCCCGAGCCTTTGCCTCTGGAAGATCTCTACTACATTTATGAAATTGAACGTAGCCATGCCAATAACGTGGCCAGAAACGCCCTAGAACTCTTTGACATTCTTAATTCAATACACAGACTGAACCCCGAAATGAGGAACCTGGTAGAAATCGCTGCTCTCGTTCACGATGCCGGCGTGACAGCAGATCTTGAAAACCATCACAAAGCAGGAAGGAACATTTTACTCCTTCACCCGCCTTTAGAAGTGCCCGAAAGACTCAGGCCTGTTGTTGCCTGGACTGCTTTCCTGCATAAAAAGAGTGTAGGTAAAGAGAAAGTTGAGAAACTTAAAGGAAAGGACTTCGGGAAAATGCCTGAGGATCTTCAGAACCTCACCCTTAAAGTAGCTGCCCTTGTCCGGCTTGCCGACGCCCTTGATTATAGCAGGATGGAAAGCAGGTTTGGAAAAGTTACCTTCGGGAAGCAAAGTATCAGATTCGAGATCGAAGGGCAAGGAGCTGTAATTGATGCAGAAAGAATGGCAAAGAAAGGCGATCTATGGCATCTTCTCTACAATACCCGGCTTGAGTTCAGGCCTGTACCGAAGAAGTAATAAACCATAGTGTTTACTGGTTTCTGACTATATTTACTGGCTTCTAGCCTTACTTACTGGCTTCTAGCTTTGCTTACTGGCTCCTGGCTATAGAAACTGATTATATGGAGTATCGTTTTAATGGGTCATCTTATACTTGTCAGGCATGGAGAACCTGGCTTAAAGCCCGAGGAAAGGCTTGCCGGCTGGGTGGATATTTCTCTCAGCAGGAAAGGGATCGAAGAGGCTCTTCAATGTGCAGCAGAGCTTGAAAAGTTCGAACTGGACCTTGCTTTTGCCTCAAACCTTGTGCGGACGCAGGAAACACTTTTCTTAATATTGTCCGGGCAGAAGAAAACAGGGGTTGTTGTCCATGAGATAACAGGAAATGAAGAAAATCCAGGGAAAATGGCCTGGTACTCGTATCCTGAAAAGCTCGGTAAAAACCTTATTCCGATTTATTTCACGCCTTCTTTAAACGAGCGCTACTACGGGAAGCTCCAGGGCAGGAAAAAACAGAAAATAGAAGAAAAATACGGAGCCAAAAAACTTGCCTCATGGCGGTGGAACTTTCAGCCAGGCCCACCTGAAGGAGAAAGCCTCAAAGTCGTGTACGAACGTGCAGTGCCTTATTTCAAGGAGAAAATCCTGCCTGCCGTAAAGGCAGGGAAAAATGTGCTGGTCTGTGCCCACCAGGGCAGTCTGAGAGCTCTGGTAAAATATATAGAAGGGATTTCCGATGAGGATATCAGGGAAATCAGGTTTTCCACAGGCGAACTTGCGATATATCAGTATTCTGAGGGCAAGCTAACACGGGAAAACTCTGAGATGAGCCCTGAAACTAAAAAGAACCTCTAAGTTCTTTCTTAAATTCCTTTTTTAGATATTTTTTAGATCTTTTTTAGATCTTTTTTAGATCTTTTTTAGATCTTTTTTCTCCTGTTTTCTTTCCCACTTTTCTGGTTTCGCAGTTTTACATATTATGGTACTGGAAAGGAGTTTGATCGTAAATGACTCTTCGAATGGTTCTGGCGCCGGAAAAGGTTCACATGTAACCCAGAGGCAGAATATAGAGAGGATCTTCGTTTGCTGGCAGTTTAAGCACTTTTCTTACCTCTTCGTCCTCAAAAGCTCCTACTGTACAGGTTCCTATCCCGAGTTCCACTCCCAGGATACATACGTTCTGTGCAGCGTGCCCTGCTTCCATATGAGCATAACGAATGCCTCGACTGCCGTATTTGCCTGTTATCCTTGGATAAACCGCGGAGATTACAAATGAAACGGGAGCATTTCTTATCATGGGCTGTAAGAGAGCAGCTTTTGAAAGTTTCTCCCTCATATCACCGTCAATTTCCCGGACAAGAGTATGGCCTTCGGGAATGTATCTGTAAACCCCAGGTTCAAGCTTTCCATCTTCTCCGGTAACTACATGAATTTCAAGAGGATAAAGCGCACCCGCTGATGGTGAAGTCCTTAAACCGCCATTAGAACTTATACCCTGCGCAGCCCAGAGCAAGCGAGAAATAACGGACTCGGAGAGTTCCCTGTCTTTATATCTTCTTACAGACCTTCGTTTTGCAATGAGTTCCTCGATATGGCTTCTATCCGCAGCTTCTGGCTCAGGCAGTTTGACTTTCATTGGCAGGTCTGTAAGACCCTGATTTCCCATACTTATTTCCCCCATACTTTTGGTACAACATTTTTATTCCTTAATTATCCCTTAATTATCCCTTAATTATCCCATAATTATCCCTTAATTATCCCTTAATTATCCCTTAATTATCCCTTAATTATCCCTTAATTATCCCTTAATTATCCCTTAATTATCCCTTAATTAGTTCTTTTCCGTAATTATTCCTAATTATTCCTTAATTATTTTGTAATCCGCTTCATTGCTTCTTCTGAAATCCTTTCAGGAGTCCACGGTGGGTCCCAAACGAGCTCGATCTTTGCTTCTTTTACTCCTTCTATTGCTTCGACCTTTCGCTTTACATTCTCTATAATGAGCTCTCCCATAGGACAGCCAGGCATAGTTAGAGTCATTTTTATCTGGACCCGATCCCTTTCTACCTCTACCCCATAAACAAGTCCAAGGTCAATAATGTTTATCGGAATTTCGGGGTCGTAGCAGGTCTTTAGAACTTCGATAACTTCTTCTTTCGTAACGATGGTACCATCTCCCCTCAAGTTATGGATCTAAAACAATTTTATGCATTCCATCTAATAAAAAGGTGAATAGAATTAAATAAATTTCCCAGAACCTCAACAAAGGCTGTTCTCCAGTTTGAAAACCTGTGTCCAGCAGTGAAATTATTCAAAAAAAATTACGCAGTTGAACTGATAAATCAACAGCATCGGACCGTTAACTGTCTAAAACGTGATTTTAATCCACAGCCTTTGACGTAGTTGATTTTGTTTCTCAAGTGCGTAAGTCCTAGAGGATACAAAAAAGCTAACGAATAGATGCAAAAAAGTTAATGAATAGATACAAAAAACCTAACGGATAGTTACTAACCCAGCTAGTTACCAAACCAGCTCTTTTTTCGAAATACATGGATGTACGGGACTGTATAGATTATCGAGGAACTTAATTCACTGAAAAAGTCATTTTCAAACGTTAAATTATATATAAAAATCCTCTTAATTACTCTTATTGTGAAATAAACACAATGGGGGAGTGAAGTATAGCCGATAATTCAGATAAAGTTGCTGAAAATATTCCAGGACCTTATTATTGTGACTACAACTGTATAGCCTGTAATCTCTGCGTGGATACTGCACCTGAAAATTTCAAGATGAATGACGACGAATCCAATGCCTACGTATATAAGCAGCCTGAAGACGACGAAGAAAAAGAACTTTGCGAAGAAGCGTTAGAAGCCTGCCCGGTTAACGCAATAGGAAATGACGGCTGAATGATCGTCTGAGGTAGCAGATGATGTAACGGCTGGTAATTTGTTTGATTTAAGCCAATTTTCTGGCTTTTTTTTAGTTTTATTGATTATTATTGCCTTTTTACATCATTATTGCCTTTTTACATCATTATTGCTTTTTTATACCACTATTCTTCATTATTACTTCCTTTTTAAATTATTGCTTTCTTTTACCGTTTTTTATCGCTTTTTCACGGCTTTTGCTTCTTTATTCATTTTCAATTTCAGAATATATTCTGGAAAGCCCCTGCAGGGTAGAGTAACCTTTCCTGGTAATGATATAGTCTCCCCGTTCATTTCGCTGTAAAATCATTCCTGTTTCAAGGAGTTTCTGAAGGTGAAATAGCAGATTCCCGCCGCGCAGGCCTGTAAGTTTGGAAAGTTCAGAAAATGTTTTGCTTTCCCCTGAAAGTGCTTTGAGCATCAAGAGGCGCTGTCGGTTTGCTACCGGCTCGCAAACTTCAGTGACCAGTTTTTCGGGCTCGATTTCGCTAATGTCTATTTTTTTCTCCTCTTCGTTCTTTTCTTCATAGATCTGGAGCGAACGCATAAGTTTGACCTGCTTTTCAAAAAGATTCGTCACTTCCGAAAAACACTTGCTGCAATTTGAGGTTTTAGATTCCTTTTTTACTTCTTCCAGCTTATCCCGATAAAGCTTTATGGTTTCAGCTTCGATCCGGCCTCTTCCAACAAGCCCTGCGGTTTCATGCAAGAGATCACGAAAAGCCTTTTCACAAAAATCCCGCATCCCACAGTCTGCTGTCATCCGGGTATGCATCCTATCGCTTGCGTCCTCACAGAGATAGTCTACCATGGGCCTCATGAAGCTCTTTCTCATCTCCTCAATCATCCCTTCAATATGCTGCTGGTTTGCCTTCTGCAAAAACCGTGAGAATTCGTTCCGCAGGGATGTTACTTCTTCCTTAATAGAGTGAAGTTCTTCCCGGTAATAAGTCTCGGAATTTTCGTTAGCTATTTCCATTTTTTATTTGCCTCGGAAACTTTTTAAAAACTGAACTATAAAAAATTAAAATTATTTTAGTTAAAGTTTGTTGTAATCATGGCCAATAATTACTGTTACTAAAAATGCTGTTAATTGAAGGCACCATTGAATGTATTTATTAAAGTTGAACTTGAAGGGCTTACTAATGGTGTTTATTAAGACTGATATTTGAAGGAATAAGTGAAGGGATTATTAAAGTTTGTTCATTTAAGGTCATTTTTCTATACAATCGGAAGTATGTATATAATTATGACGCTCAGGTATATAAATATACACAACCTTTCTGATGCTGGTGATAAATCATGGAATTACAGGATATAAACAATTTCGTACAGACCGCAAATGAAGATCAGCTCAAAGCATTTGGTTTTCTGGGGCAATGGATGGCGGAAAACGTCCCAAAGTACTGTAACTGTCCCTCAAAGTGTTCTCAGAACTGTGAACTTGCAAAGGCACTCGGCGGAGCGCTTCAGGCGGCAGGACAGAAGCTTCAGGGACAGTAAGCAGGATAAATAGGTAAAAATAGGCAAAAATAGGAAAAATAGGCAGAAATAAGCAGAAATAAGCAGAAATAAGCAGAAATAGGTAGAAATAAGCAGAAATAGGTAGAAATAAGCAGAAATAGGTAAAAATAAGTAGAATCCTATTCGGATCTGCGCTCCTTTTATA
Coding sequences within:
- a CDS encoding phosphate-starvation-inducible PsiE family protein, whose amino-acid sequence is MDSIKLFKKVTDSISIIFLYILLLALIMGMVKTLLDIRLIIFESLESGFSHMVTSVLTVFIVIDLFKAFVDYQENDRIRLTDITDATIFIVLREIAVGLYSQEFGYEFILSLAALLFVLSIMRVLAIKYSPAKSRAPGADTTNVQSEGQTAKQSVSAILDKCKAASESN
- a CDS encoding ferredoxin, with product MADNSDKVAENIPGPYYCDYNCIACNLCVDTAPENFKMNDDESNAYVYKQPEDDEEKELCEEALEACPVNAIGNDG
- a CDS encoding HD domain-containing protein, whose protein sequence is MYKGRNVYKGGFNSNSANKPSRSNQLEEGSSARLSVDKKPGKALRPEPLPLEDLYYIYEIERSHANNVARNALELFDILNSIHRLNPEMRNLVEIAALVHDAGVTADLENHHKAGRNILLLHPPLEVPERLRPVVAWTAFLHKKSVGKEKVEKLKGKDFGKMPEDLQNLTLKVAALVRLADALDYSRMESRFGKVTFGKQSIRFEIEGQGAVIDAERMAKKGDLWHLLYNTRLEFRPVPKK
- a CDS encoding metal-sulfur cluster assembly factor, encoding MRGDGTIVTKEEVIEVLKTCYDPEIPINIIDLGLVYGVEVERDRVQIKMTLTMPGCPMGELIIENVKRKVEAIEGVKEAKIELVWDPPWTPERISEEAMKRITK
- a CDS encoding SagB/ThcOx family dehydrogenase, producing the protein MGNQGLTDLPMKVKLPEPEAADRSHIEELIAKRRSVRRYKDRELSESVISRLLWAAQGISSNGGLRTSPSAGALYPLEIHVVTGEDGKLEPGVYRYIPEGHTLVREIDGDMREKLSKAALLQPMIRNAPVSFVISAVYPRITGKYGSRGIRYAHMEAGHAAQNVCILGVELGIGTCTVGAFEDEEVRKVLKLPANEDPLYILPLGYM
- a CDS encoding ABC transporter permease; the encoded protein is MKPGKILKIAFSMVKANKLRSWLTIIGIIIGIASVMAIVTTGEYFEKEVTETLEGFGGDIITIVASTPFQVNDEESVVVDSENTEGSSEVSEDSLETTVETEENGESEEETQINTSDTVDFEQMTEPQLTNMDILTLRRIPAIEYINVNVEKSAEMKIGAESTDVWVTGVDPAVWPKISKKDVEKGRMLETGDRNVVVLSNELAKKTFEREIRINEIVLLNGKSYRVVGILATGSGILGGLSGLFGSSIYMPYQDAYSLSSNEDLSETETDDYSTDDYSTDVYSTIEVKLKKDADYEVAIKDIERSLRLSRRVTEDTQDFYVNSQKEAIDSTRKMINGLTAFLAFIAGISLLVGSTGIANTMFTSVLEKTKEIGIMKAIGAKNQDIMLIFLCNSAMISLVGGIIGILLGTVAVQAVLFFISIKMNAPFEFALSFKATFISTLVSIVVGLIAGLVPAKNASELKPVDALRYE
- a CDS encoding winged helix-turn-helix domain-containing protein — translated: MEIANENSETYYREELHSIKEEVTSLRNEFSRFLQKANQQHIEGMIEEMRKSFMRPMVDYLCEDASDRMHTRMTADCGMRDFCEKAFRDLLHETAGLVGRGRIEAETIKLYRDKLEEVKKESKTSNCSKCFSEVTNLFEKQVKLMRSLQIYEEKNEEEKKIDISEIEPEKLVTEVCEPVANRQRLLMLKALSGESKTFSELSKLTGLRGGNLLFHLQKLLETGMILQRNERGDYIITRKGYSTLQGLSRIYSEIENE
- a CDS encoding histidine phosphatase family protein, with amino-acid sequence MGHLILVRHGEPGLKPEERLAGWVDISLSRKGIEEALQCAAELEKFELDLAFASNLVRTQETLFLILSGQKKTGVVVHEITGNEENPGKMAWYSYPEKLGKNLIPIYFTPSLNERYYGKLQGRKKQKIEEKYGAKKLASWRWNFQPGPPEGESLKVVYERAVPYFKEKILPAVKAGKNVLVCAHQGSLRALVKYIEGISDEDIREIRFSTGELAIYQYSEGKLTRENSEMSPETKKNL
- a CDS encoding endonuclease III domain-containing protein, translating into MKESAQNLNTEKKGLKPVIRKIYDCLLGSYGPQGWWPLTELRESGGTNPTKTGSIQGYHPADYTYPQTRNQQFEIICGALLTQNTSWIQVEKALLNLKDILSLKQTHSFSPEVILSLDPEVLKEAIRPAGYYNQKAVRLKNLAFWFLELEDRIPARKELLSLKGVGPETADSILLYAFKQPSFVVDAYTKRIVTNLGLVDEKAGYNEIKALFEENLLEDLAVYQEYHALLVEHAKRYYQKKSIWTNDEILKCIL